The window TTTTCCAAAACTTCTTCCGCTTTTTTTTGAGGCTCGGAGGTAAGGATGCGGACTCTGCAAACAGTTCCAATAGACAACCATGTTTTAGAATATTCTTTTATTGCCGGCCGGCACGAAAAAGCTAAAAGGATGTAAAAGGCTAAAAATAAGAGAAAGATAGATTTTTTAAACATAATGGCTCCGGTTTAGCTGTCTTTAAGTTTTTTTTGTTTGATACCCTGTAAAATTAAATTTACACCAAGCCCTATTCCGCAGCAAACGATAAAGGAATCGGCAGCGTTAAAGGTCGGCCAGCGCTCCATTCCCAAAATGCCGAAAAATTTTACATCGATAAAATCCACAACACCTTCAGATCTAAAAAAACGGTCTATAAGGTTTCCAAAGCCTCCGCCCAGTATTCCGCATATAAACCATCTTTGAGCCCTTGTCAATTCAGCAGACTTTAGATATGCTCCGGTAAGAGCTATCAAGAGTAAAAACGGTAAAAAAACCAACAATATCTTTCTTGCAATTTCTCCAAAA of the Treponema denticola ATCC 35405 genome contains:
- the lspA gene encoding signal peptidase II; protein product: MNNKKDYYLPFLLTAIVIVVDQVTKILVVQYMSVNEVIPVIGDLVNLRFVYNTGAAFSLGAGFGEIARKILLVFLPFLLLIALTGAYLKSAELTRAQRWFICGILGGGFGNLIDRFFRSEGVVDFIDVKFFGILGMERWPTFNAADSFIVCCGIGLGVNLILQGIKQKKLKDS